Part of the Virgibacillus natechei genome is shown below.
TGGCGGAGTTCATTCCGGTGGCGACAGTGGGATAGCCGATGTTCAATTATTTACAGGAATAAGTCTATTGGGTGGTGCCATGATGCGCGATTTTGCCATTGTTGCCACTGCTTTCGGTGCAAGTATGAATGAACTAAAACGGGCAGGCTTAGTTGGGGTGATTTCTCTTTTCGTAGGAGTTATTCTATCGTTTGTCGTTGGAATAGTCATTGGATTGATGTTCGGATACACCGACGCAATTAGTTTAACAACCATCGGGGCTGGGGCAGCCACCTATATTGCCGGTCCTGTTACGGGCTCTGCTATTGGTGCTAGCTCTGAGGTAATCACCTTAAGTATTGCAGCTGGACTAATGAAATCTGTGCTTACAATGTCCGCAACACCTTTTGTAGCAAAATACATTGGTTTAAACAATCCTCGCTCTGCAATTGTTTTCGGCGGTTTATTGGGGACAACGAGCGGTGTTTCTGGAGGACTAGCGGCCACGAATCCAAAACTTGTTCCCTATGGGGCGTTGACTGCTACTTTTTATACGGGACTCAGCTGTTTGCTAGGCCCATCGGTTATATTTCTAATCATGAGAGCTACTTTCGGCGTTTAAATTTTTCCTTTATAAATAATCTAGGGTTAACTATATGGTTGATTACAATTGCTAGGAGGTGAGGTAAATTGGTTACATTTTTATTTCCAGGTCAAGGTTCACAATTCCCAAACATGTTGCACTCCCTTCCAAACCACACGAAAATATATGAAGTGATAGAAAGAGCT
Proteins encoded:
- the madM gene encoding malonate transporter subunit MadM, whose translation is MSDDLFNVFVDNGLVFAFALIGAIMFVAYLISRYLTRGHVHGSAIAIVLGLVLAYIGGVHSGGDSGIADVQLFTGISLLGGAMMRDFAIVATAFGASMNELKRAGLVGVISLFVGVILSFVVGIVIGLMFGYTDAISLTTIGAGAATYIAGPVTGSAIGASSEVITLSIAAGLMKSVLTMSATPFVAKYIGLNNPRSAIVFGGLLGTTSGVSGGLAATNPKLVPYGALTATFYTGLSCLLGPSVIFLIMRATFGV